TTCCCCGAAACATACCCAAACCCCAGCCACAATCATAACGCGAAAACCCGACGGAAAAATAAAAAACGGGCCAATATCTCCAGTACAAGTTTCAAAAGTTCACCACCTCGAACATTTGTGAGGCGCAATCACTACCTTTACCTGCCTACAGGAGTGAAATCGCTGCCCGGTTATTCCTTCACCAGAAAGAACCAAGCAAGCTACTTTCTTTCCCATAAAATCAAAATTCAGTCGGATGCATCTTCGGGCTTATAGATCACGTTTTCCGCGCCCTCGGCACCCATAAAGACGACAACGACACGCGCGGGAATATCGCCATCATTGATCCCCTCATGCCAGTAATCCATCGCCTCAAGCACCCCTTCCCCGGCCCGATAGGTGGTTTTTCCCGCATCGCCGTAATCGACCGTAATCTGCCCTTCAAGGATATATCCATAGGTCGGCACGCCATGCTTGTGCCAGCCGGTTTTCTGCCCCGGCGCCATCGTCGCCAGCACCGATCTGATCCTGGCCTTGCCCTTGGGATAGCTCACCTGCTCGCCGACAAAATTCACACCGCTATCAAGCAGCTTCACCCCGTCATGAACATCCTTGGCGGGCACGCTTTTCTCCGGATGTTTTTCCATCAGATTTTCCATGTTCTGCGAACGCTCCCGCGTCGATTGATTTCCGTAATCGGTAAATCATAGGCCGATGATGCGCCTAAATCATAAAAAACCGGGCATCATCACCACGACACCCGGTTTTCATCAACGGTTCAGTATCGCCACCCTTTACGGCGCAATCGTCACCTCAACCAGCGCATGGGTGCGGTTGGTATCAATATGCGCAATCGCACGGCGCAGGATTTCCGGCAAATCGGCCGCCCGTTCGGCCTTCGCCGTCCATGCCCGGCTGGCTTCCGCAACCTTGGTGAAATCGGGGCTCGGTTTAAGCCCGGTCAGGGGCATCTGGTTGGTTTTCGCCGCATAGCCGTCGGGATACATCCCGGTCACCGACTGGCGCACCGCCCCCCATTCATTGTTGTTCAGAACAAGGATCAGGATCGGAAGCTCCAGCGCCTCTGCGATCTGATGGCAGGCCGTCGGATTGGCAAACATGTATGATCCGTCGCCCATGGTCGCGATCACAAGCTTGTCCTTATCGGCCAACTGATAGCCCATCGATGCCGGGAAGGACCAGCCAAGCCCGCCGGAATGCGGCTCCTGATACCAGCTGCTGTGCTCCAAAAGCGACAGCGGCTCCAGCGGGCAGCCAAGCTCCGAAAACACCGTCGCCGACCGCCCGACAATCGCCTCCGACAGGCACCGCGAAACAAACGCCTTGCTCATCGGATCAACCGATCCGGCATCGGCCGCCGCAAGTGCCTTTTTGCGCGTGGCGGCATTGATCGCCGCAACATTTTCACGCCGGTCGGCACAGGTTTCGCGATGATCACCATGATGGCGATCCAGCGCATCGGCCAGCGCCATGATCACATCGCCGGTTTCCCCGGTCAGCGATAGGTCGGCGGCAAAATTGCGCCCCGGAAAACGTGAATAAAGCGGGTTCTGCCCGATCTGGATTACCTTGCAATCGGGGCGGAGCGTATGAATATCGGGCGACCACGGGGCAAGGCAATCAATCACCAGAACCGCATCGGCGTCTTTGAGCCACGGCGCCGGGTCCATCCCCGCCATCATCGGATGATCGGTGCCAAGGGCAAGCTGGATCGCCCAATATTGCACCACCGGAATGCCCCACTGATCCACCAGTGACGACAGGCGATCAAAGGCTTGCGCCGTGCCGGTCCCGCGCTGCGCGATGATCACCGGGTTTTTGGCATTGGCAAGGATGCGCGCCGCATCCTCAAGGGTTTCGCTTGGCGGCATCACCCGGACCGGCTGCATGCGAAGCGGCGCGTCAATCGCATCCCCCGGACAGGGTTCGCACAAAACCTCGCGCGGCAGGGAAACATAAACCGGCCCCTTGGGAACCGAGGACGCAATTGCATAGGCCCGGTCAACAACGTCGGGCACCTGCTCGGGGAATTTAAGCTCGTATTCCCATTTCGATGCCTCGCGCACCATCGCCGCCTGATCGCGCATTTCCTGGCCCCAGCCAATCGGCACGGTCCGCGCGCCAAGCCGCCCCTGTTCCATCACCGGCGTTCTGCCCGACATCAGGATCACCGGCACATGCTCCGTCGCGGCATTGATCGCGCCAATCGCGCAATTGGCCAGCCCGACATTGGTGTGCGCCATCACCGCCTGGGTTTTACCAGTCGCAAGGTAATAGCCATGCGCCATGCCCATCGCGGCATTTTCGTGCGGCATGACAAGCGCATTGGGAAGCTCGATATCCTTGGCATTGGCTTCGGCCAGCCCTTCGATGATCGGCGGAAAATCCGTGCCGGAATTGGCAAAGATATAATCCACCCCGATCGCTTTCATCCGCGCCAGAA
The Thalassospira xiamenensis M-5 = DSM 17429 DNA segment above includes these coding regions:
- a CDS encoding cupin domain-containing protein, coding for MEKHPEKSVPAKDVHDGVKLLDSGVNFVGEQVSYPKGKARIRSVLATMAPGQKTGWHKHGVPTYGYILEGQITVDYGDAGKTTYRAGEGVLEAMDYWHEGINDGDIPARVVVVFMGAEGAENVIYKPEDASD
- a CDS encoding thiamine pyrophosphate-requiring protein, with translation MKKDKAGITLTAGGAVLARMKAIGVDYIFANSGTDFPPIIEGLAEANAKDIELPNALVMPHENAAMGMAHGYYLATGKTQAVMAHTNVGLANCAIGAINAATEHVPVILMSGRTPVMEQGRLGARTVPIGWGQEMRDQAAMVREASKWEYELKFPEQVPDVVDRAYAIASSVPKGPVYVSLPREVLCEPCPGDAIDAPLRMQPVRVMPPSETLEDAARILANAKNPVIIAQRGTGTAQAFDRLSSLVDQWGIPVVQYWAIQLALGTDHPMMAGMDPAPWLKDADAVLVIDCLAPWSPDIHTLRPDCKVIQIGQNPLYSRFPGRNFAADLSLTGETGDVIMALADALDRHHGDHRETCADRRENVAAINAATRKKALAAADAGSVDPMSKAFVSRCLSEAIVGRSATVFSELGCPLEPLSLLEHSSWYQEPHSGGLGWSFPASMGYQLADKDKLVIATMGDGSYMFANPTACHQIAEALELPILILVLNNNEWGAVRQSVTGMYPDGYAAKTNQMPLTGLKPSPDFTKVAEASRAWTAKAERAADLPEILRRAIAHIDTNRTHALVEVTIAP